The genome window GGAGTCGGCGACCCGGCTGACCATGCTCAATGTGCTCTCCGCCGCGATGGACGAGATCACCCGTGAACTCGCCCCCGGCTCGGTCGATGTACGACTGCGCGGGTTGGACCCCGACTTCGTGGTGGCACTGCCACCCATGCACGGCACCGCCCCCTCGGAGCCGGTCGCCGTGCCCGTCGAACCGCTCGCTGCCCCGGCTCCGGCCGACGGCGACGAGGGGGGCACCGCCCGCGTCAATCTGCGGCTGCCGGCCCACCTCAAGGCCCGCGCGGAAGAGGCCGCGAACCGCGAGGGGCTGTCGGTCAACGCGTGGCTCGTGCGCACCGTGTCCGCCGCGGTCGACCACGGCACCCGGCCGCGTCCGGCGGAGAGAGCCCAGACCGTCGGACAAAGCTTCACGGGGTGGGTGCGCTAGCAGTCCGCACCCACCACCAGTTCGCCCCCAGCACTTCATCCGCAGCGCTTCATCCACACCACGTCCCACCAGCGGGGACGCCCCAAGGACTCATGAGGACGGGACAGCCATGCCTTCTTACGACACTCCCGAACCGATCTCCGTCACCGCTCACGTGTACGCCGGGTCCATCCGGTTCAGCGCGATCGACCGCCACGACACCGTCGTCGATGTGCGGCCCCGCGACACGGAGAAGGACCAGGACGTACGCACGGCGGACCAGACCGAGGTCTCGTACGCGAGCGGTGTACTGACCGTCACCACCCCCAAGGCCAATCTCCTCGGACGCGGCGGCACCGTCGACGTGACGGTGGAGTTGCCCACGGGCTCGCACATCGACATCACCGGCGCCGGGGTGAGGGTGCTCGGCGAAGGGCGACTCGGCGAGGTCCGGGTGAACACCTCGGCCGGCGACGTCCGCCTCGCCACCACCGGCCCGCTGCAGTTGAAGGCGTCGCACGGCCAGAGCACGGTCGACCGGGTCGAGGGCCCGGCCGAGATCACCAGCAGCACCGGCAATGTGCGCGTCGGCCTCGTCGACGGCCCCGCCGTCCTGAAGAACTCGCACGGTACGACGACCGTCGGCGCCGTGACCGGCGAGCTGCGGGTGAATGGCGCCAACGGTGCCATCGACATCGCACGCGCCGAGGCGTCGGTCACCGGCACCACCACCAACGGCCCCCTCCGCGTCGCCGAAGTCGCCCGTGGCACCGTCCAGTTGGAGACCTCCAACGGCTCCATCGAGGTCGGGATCCGCGAGGGCACCGCCGCCTGGCTCGACGTCAGCTCCAACCGCGGGCAGGTACGCAACATGGTTGCCGCGTCCGAGGCCCCGGAGCAGTCCGAGGACACCGTCAAGGTCCGCGCCCGGACCAACTGGGGCAACATCGACGTCCTCCGCGCCACGGTCTGAGCGCACCCTCACCCCGCCGCGCCGACCTCATCTTTCCTGCGCCCCCATACACAAACGCTTCCGCTCCCTCACCACCGACACCTTCAGCCTTCAGCCTTCGAAACGGGAGGGCGCCATGCCTTCATCTGTCATGCCCACATCCAGTCCGAGTGGTGGCCCTGAGCCGACCGCGGCCATCTCCACGGTCGGTCTACGCAAGTCGTACGGCGACAACGTCGTGCTCGACGGCATAGATCTGCGTATCCCGGCCGGGTCCGTGTTCGCGCTGCTGGGCCCGAACGGCGCGGGCAAGACCACCGCCGTCAAGATCCTCTCCACCCTCATCACCGCGGACGGCGGTCAGTCCCAGGTCGCGGGCCACGATGTCGTCGCCGATCCGCAGGCGGTGCGTGCGGCGATCGGGGTGACCGGGCAGTTCTCCGCCGTCGACGGGCTGATCACCGGCGAGGAGAACATGCTCCTCATGGCCGACCTGCACCACCTCACCAGGGCCGAGGGGCGACGGGTCACCGCCGAACTCCTGGAGCGCTTCGACCTGGTGGAGGCCGCGAAGAAGCCCGCCTCCACCTACTCCGGCGGCATGAAGCGCCGCCTGGACATCGCCATGACCCTGGTCGGCGCCCCGAGGATCATCTTCCTCGACGAACCCACCACCGGCCTCGACCCCCGCTCCCGCCACAACATGTGGCAGATCATCCGCGAACTCGTCTCCGACGGCGTCACCGTCTTCCTCACCACCCAGTACCTCGAAGAGGCCGACGAACTCGCCGACCGCATCGCGGTGCTGAACAACGGCAAGATCGCCGCCGAAGGAACCGCCGAGGAACTCAAGCGCCTCATCCCCGGCGGCCACGTCCGCCTCCGCTTCACCGACCCGGCGGCGTATCAGTCGGCCGCCGCCGTGCTGCGCGAAGTCACCCTCCCCCACGCTCGGCTGCGCTCGCGCGGGGGGACCCCCATCGACGAGGCCCTCGCCCTCCAGATACCCAGCGACGGCACCCAGCGCGAACTGCGTTCCCTCCTCGACTGGCTGGACTCCGCCGGCATCGAGGCCGACGAACTCACCGTGCACACCCCCGACCTCGACGACGTGTTCTTCGCCCTGACCGGCCCGACCACTGCCACGGGCACCGCCCCGACCACCGTCACGGGCACCGTCCCCAACCAGCCCAAGGAGAACGCCCGATGAGCGCCCTCGCCCTCGCCGTCCGCGACTCGAACACCATGCTGCGCCGCAATCTGCTGCACGCCTGGCGCTACCCGTCCGCGACCCTGAACCTGCTGCTGACCCCGATCATGCTGTTGCTGCTCTTCGTCTACATCTTCGGCGACGTGATGAGCGCGGGCATCGGCGGCGGTGGCGCGGACCGCTCCGAGTACATCGCCTACATCGTGCCGGGCATCCTGATGATGACCGTCGGAAGCACCGTGATCGGGGCCGCGGTGTACATCTCGATGGACATGTCCGAGGGCCTCATCGCCCGCTTCCGGACGATGGCCGTCTACCGCTCCTCCGTGATCATCGGGCATGTCGTCGGCAGCGTGCTGCAGTGCATCGCCAGTGCGGTCCTCGTGGGTGCCGTCGGTGTGGCCATCGGCTTC of Streptomyces phaeolivaceus contains these proteins:
- a CDS encoding toxin-antitoxin system HicB family antitoxin, producing the protein MDLTPYVDTLRRELAVAAEAGGEEARELAERLTAPLESATRLTMLNVLSAAMDEITRELAPGSVDVRLRGLDPDFVVALPPMHGTAPSEPVAVPVEPLAAPAPADGDEGGTARVNLRLPAHLKARAEEAANREGLSVNAWLVRTVSAAVDHGTRPRPAERAQTVGQSFTGWVR
- a CDS encoding DUF4097 family beta strand repeat-containing protein; translation: MPSYDTPEPISVTAHVYAGSIRFSAIDRHDTVVDVRPRDTEKDQDVRTADQTEVSYASGVLTVTTPKANLLGRGGTVDVTVELPTGSHIDITGAGVRVLGEGRLGEVRVNTSAGDVRLATTGPLQLKASHGQSTVDRVEGPAEITSSTGNVRVGLVDGPAVLKNSHGTTTVGAVTGELRVNGANGAIDIARAEASVTGTTTNGPLRVAEVARGTVQLETSNGSIEVGIREGTAAWLDVSSNRGQVRNMVAASEAPEQSEDTVKVRARTNWGNIDVLRATV
- a CDS encoding ATP-binding cassette domain-containing protein, producing the protein MPTSSPSGGPEPTAAISTVGLRKSYGDNVVLDGIDLRIPAGSVFALLGPNGAGKTTAVKILSTLITADGGQSQVAGHDVVADPQAVRAAIGVTGQFSAVDGLITGEENMLLMADLHHLTRAEGRRVTAELLERFDLVEAAKKPASTYSGGMKRRLDIAMTLVGAPRIIFLDEPTTGLDPRSRHNMWQIIRELVSDGVTVFLTTQYLEEADELADRIAVLNNGKIAAEGTAEELKRLIPGGHVRLRFTDPAAYQSAAAVLREVTLPHARLRSRGGTPIDEALALQIPSDGTQRELRSLLDWLDSAGIEADELTVHTPDLDDVFFALTGPTTATGTAPTTVTGTVPNQPKENAR
- a CDS encoding ABC transporter permease, which produces MSALALAVRDSNTMLRRNLLHAWRYPSATLNLLLTPIMLLLLFVYIFGDVMSAGIGGGGADRSEYIAYIVPGILMMTVGSTVIGAAVYISMDMSEGLIARFRTMAVYRSSVIIGHVVGSVLQCIASAVLVGAVGVAIGFRSTDATVLEWLAAFGLLVLFSLALTWIAVGMGMASPNPEAASNSAMPLILLPLISSAFIPADTMPGWFRPIAEYQPFTPAIETLRGLLLGTEIGNNGWIAIAWCVGLTVLGYRWSTAQFNRDPK